TCCTCCCGATAGGTCTCGGCCTCCGGGTTGGACGGCTTCGGTTCGGCAAGCTCAGTCTCCGCGGGCTCAACCTCGGGCTGGGCCGGCGAAGGGGCGGGGGCGGCATCATCCGCGGCGGTCCCGGCCGACACCGGGGCGGCCCCAGCACCAAGAGGCGTCACCGAGATCAGCGGCTTCCCCACGTCGAGGGTCTCCCCCGGCTGCCCGTGCAGCTCGGCAACGATCCCCGCATAGGGGGACGGCACCTCGACGGCGGACTTGGCGGTCTCCACCTCGGCGATCGGCTGGTCAACGGCAATCTCATCCCCAACGGCAACGTGCCAGGAAACGAGCTCCGCTTCAGTGAGCCCCTCGCCCAGGTCCGGCAACAAAAACACGCGTGGTTCGCTCATGGTCAGTTCTCCCACTGAAGGTCGTCAACGGCGTCGAGGATGCGGTCCACGCCGGGCAGGTAGTACTTCTCGAGTTTGGGCGCCGGATACGGGACGTCGAACCCGGTCACGCGGCGGATCGGGGCGGCCAGGTAGTGGAAGCAGCGCTCCTGCACCCGGGCCACGATCTCCGAGGACACGGACGCGAAGCCGTGGGCCTCGGCGATCACCACGGCCCGGCCGGTCTTCCGGACGGAAGCGGACACGGTCTCGTCGTCGAAGGGGACGATGGTCCGCACGTCGATCACTTCCAGCGAGCGCCCCTCCAGCGCAGCCGCCTCCGCGGCAGCCAAAGCGGTGGGCACGGACGGACCGTAGGCAATCAGCGTCGCGTCGGTGCCGGGACGCGCGACGGAGGCCCGCCCCCCGGAGCCAAGCCCCGCCGTCGTACCTTCCGCACGGGAGCCGTGGAGCCGGCGCAGCTCGCCCAGGTCCACCGAATCCTTGGTCCAGTACATCTTCTTTGGCTCCATGAACACAACCGGATCGTCGGAGTCAATCGCCTCGCGGAGCATGCGGTAGCCGTCCGCCACGGTGGCCGGGGTGTAGACCTTCAGGCCCGCGGTGTGGGCGTAGTAGGACTCGGAGGAGTCGCAGTGGTGCTCCACTCCCCCGATGCCGCCGCCGTAGGGGATGCGGATGACCATGGGCAGCTTGACCATGCCCTTGGTGCGGTTGTGCATCTTGGCCACGTGGCTGACGATCTGCTCGAAGGCCGGGTACGCGAACGCGTCGAACTGCATCTCGATCACGGGGCGCATCCCGTTGATGGCCATGCCCACGGCCATGCCGACGATGCCGGACTCGGCCAGCGGGGTGTCGAAGCAGCGCTGCTCGCCGAACGTGGCGGTGAGGCCGTCGGTGATGCGGAAGACACCGCCCAGGAGCCCTACGTCCTCGCCGAAAACCAGCACGGAGGAATCGACGGACATCGCGTCGGCGAGCGCGGTGTTAAGGGCCTTGGCCATGGTGACCGGCTGCGGCCCCGCGGCTTCGGCGGACGCTGCAGCCGAGGCGGCGGCGCGGGCCGTGGCGGCGGAAACGTTGCCGTTGGCCTCGGATGAGGTGGTGATGGTGGGGCTCACTTGCCGGCCTCCTTCGAATCAGTAGCTGCTGCGTCGCGGGCCAGCTCGTCGGCGAGCATGGCGGACTGTTCCTT
This window of the Pseudarthrobacter defluvii genome carries:
- a CDS encoding alpha-ketoacid dehydrogenase subunit beta, with product MSPTITTSSEANGNVSAATARAAASAAASAEAAGPQPVTMAKALNTALADAMSVDSSVLVFGEDVGLLGGVFRITDGLTATFGEQRCFDTPLAESGIVGMAVGMAINGMRPVIEMQFDAFAYPAFEQIVSHVAKMHNRTKGMVKLPMVIRIPYGGGIGGVEHHCDSSESYYAHTAGLKVYTPATVADGYRMLREAIDSDDPVVFMEPKKMYWTKDSVDLGELRRLHGSRAEGTTAGLGSGGRASVARPGTDATLIAYGPSVPTALAAAEAAALEGRSLEVIDVRTIVPFDDETVSASVRKTGRAVVIAEAHGFASVSSEIVARVQERCFHYLAAPIRRVTGFDVPYPAPKLEKYYLPGVDRILDAVDDLQWEN